The stretch of DNA TCGCGGTAGCCTTTCAGTGGAGGAATCAGGTGGGCAGAGGGCTCCTGCCGCACTTTCTCGGGGGCAACAAGCTCCGCCATGTATTTCACGTTCACCAGCCCGTTCAGGTGGTCGGTGGGCTCATCCCACGATACGCCATAGTCGCGGTGCAAGGCCAGGCCTAGCAAGACCAGCAGCCCAAAGAAGGTGCCTACTACCCAGCGCCGGCCGACGCTGGAAGTAGCCGATAACCAATCTGATATCATATACTTAACGAAGCCGAAAGATGGATAAGATAGGGATGCCGTTTACCTGACGCTCATAAATGGGCAGGCCATAAGCGTTGTAGGGCCCCGGGTGCCACCGGTAAGTGGTTAAAAAATAAGTGGCCTGGTCGGGCGGCACCATACGTAGGCGGGCCCGTTCAGCCGGCGGCAGCAGCAGCTGCGCATTGTGCAACACCAGCCGGCTGCGGGCATCGGTGCCTACTGCTACCTGAGGGGCAGGGTCATGAGTCAGAATCCACTCAACACCTTCCCGGCCAGACAGAGCCCAGTAGTCGCGCTCAAACCAGCGCCCGGCCGCCGTGCCTGGCAGGCTGAAGTACATATTCTGGTACGGATGGTCTTGCACCATGCGGTAGGCCACACTGCTCAGGCTTAAGATAAACAGGCCTAGGCTAACCCAGCCCGCCATACGCCCGGTAGGGCTGCCCGCCGCCCGCCACCTGTGCCAGAGCATATGCAAGGCGCGCACAGCCAGCAGCAGAAAGGCCGGGTAAATGAAGTACAGGTGCCGCCACCCATCGTAAATCACAGAATTCAAAACAATAATGGCCAACACCGGCCCGAGGCACCACGCCACCAGCAGCAGATCTAGGCGGCCCGTAGTGGTGCTCATCCACAGCAATGGGCGCTGGGCAGCGGCCCACGCTACACTGGCAAGGCCCAGCACGAACAATACGGAGTAAGCTGGTGGGGTGGTGACGAGCAGCCAGACCGGCACATAGTGCCAAGGCAACTGCCGCACCGAAATCTCCTGGCCCAAATACACCGTCAGCATATCGGTGCGGTAGCGGCTAAAGCTCTGAAAGACCTCTAAAAAGTGGCCTATGGGGTTTTCCCAGAGGTAGGGCCACCCTACCACTACCACCAGAGCCGTGAACGGCAAGTATAGTACACCGGAGAGCAGAAGCTGGCGCCGCACGAGGGGGCGCTGCCAGAGCTCCAGGGCTCCAAACCCCAGTGTGAGGGGGAGTAGCAGCACACCCATGGTGCGTACATCGGTGGCAGCTCCGGTGGCCAATGCATGTAGCAAGGCGCGCTGCCAGGTAGGGTGCCGCAGCCACCGCACCAAGGTGTATATACCCAGCGCAAAGAACCCCATAAACACGGGGTCTTTGTAATTGTAGAAGGACTCCGCAAACAGGCGGGGCGAGAGTACGAGCAGTGCCGCCGTGAGCAGCCCCCAGTGCCAGCTGCCAAAGCGCCACGCTCCCAAACGGTACACTACCCAGGTGCCTGCCGCGCAGGTAAGCCAGATAACCAGGTGGCGCAGCAAGTACACGTCGCGGGAGTCTTCTACGTGCGCTACTTTCTCTAATATTACGAGCGGCAGTTGATAAAACACCCCGTGGTCAGTGTCCTGGCTGCCGTATAAGTCGGGTATTTCGGCGAAGGTGGGCTGCCGCTTGGCCAGTTCCGGAGCCAGCTGCATAGCCACGTACTTGGCATTGATGATCCCGTTGAGGCGGTCAATCTGCTCATCCCAGCCCACGCCATAGTCGCGGTATAGGCCTAGGCCTAGCAACAGTAAAAGCCCAAAAAAGCCTCCAACCCACCCACGGCGCAGCAAGGCGGGCGGGCGGGTACCAGAGGTGATAGGTTCTAGAGAGGGCATAAGGGAGACGCGGCAGGAAGGCTAAAGCCGAAAGTTTTCCAGATTAGGCGGCTAAATTCGGCAATTCATTTCCAAACCACTTGCTTAGGGTCGTGCTCCGTACCATTCCTCGTTTTGTTTGGCCGGTGGCCGTGTTACTCGTAGGCATCCGGCTGCTGCTGAATCTGCACCTGAACCCCGGCCTGGAGATGAACTACGATGAGCGCCGCAACGCCCGTATTGCCGATAACTACCTGGAGGGCCGCGGCTACGTCAGCCGCGACCCTGAGCGCAAGCAAGTGCGGCCAGATTCATTCCACGCCAGCTTTCCCGTGTTTGTGTACATCGGCTGGAGCAAAGCGGGCCTGCCACGGCACTACCTCACGTTTTTGGTGTACTTGGCAGCTGCGGGCTGCTACCTGCTGGGGGCGCTGTATGTGCAGCGCACTCTAGGCCACTTCGGCGCCGGGCAGGGACTTAGCTGGCTGGGGGCCGGGCTGTGGGCCCTGTCGCCGGGGGTGGTGTACTATGTAGGGGGCTTCTGGTGGTTTGAAAATCTTGCGCTGCCCCTGCTGATAGTAGTGGTATACAAACTGTTGCGCCTGTACGCCGGGCGGCCCCTGCAGTGGCCTAATGCGCTACTCATTGTAGCTGCGGTAGTGCTCTCCTGCCTGCTGCGGGGGTACTTGCTGGCCGTATACGCAATACTGTTTGCGGTATTTCTGGTGCTGATAATGCGCCGCCAAGAATACCATGCCCGGCGCATGGCCTGGGGACTGAGCCTAGGCCTATTGCTGGCACTGGTAGTAGCCCACGTTCCTACTCTGCTGAAAAACCACCACCAGTTTGGTGCCTGGACGCTGAGCAACCAAGCCGGGTTTGAATTGCTGCAAGGTCACAACTCCGTTACGCAGGGAAGGTTTATGTTCGATTGGGATGACCGCAAAGGCCCCTTCGACCAGTACGTGCGAGCTAATGTGCCACAACTTGATTCCCTTGATCAGTATGAGGAAAGCCGGGCCCGCGCCCGATTAGCCCGGCAGTGGGTGGCAGAGCACCCCGCTGAGGAAGTTCAGTTGTGGTGGCGTAAAACGGTCCTGTTCTTCTCGCCCGAGAACTTCATTGCTGATGCCATCCGGACCCCCTGGAGCCCCTTCACGGCGGTAGTACACCTGGCTTTCTTCGTGGCACTAGGTCTCACGCTTTTCCACTACAAGGGCCTGCGGTTTGAGTCGCGCGATGCCTTACTGCTCACGCCGCTGGTGGCCGTATGGCTGCTGAGCCTGGTATTTTTTGTGGGTTTCCGGTGGCGGTTCTTCGCCGAGCCCGCGCTGCTGTTATTTCCCCTGGTTACCTGGGTGCGGCTGCGGTTTGCCTTGGGCGCAAAGAAGTCTCAATAACACGCGGCTTGCCAATATGACAAAACGAAAAAAGGACAGCCGTTTCCGACTGTCCTTTTTGTGTGGGAGATACTGGGTTCGAACCAGTGACCCTCTGCTTGTAAGGCAGATGCTCTGAACCAGCTGAGCTAATCTCCCGTGGGGTGTGCGTACTGTAAAAAAAAGTGGGAGATACTGGGTTCGAACCAGTGACCCTCTGCTTGTAAGGCAGATGCTCTGAACCAGCTGAGCTAATCTCCCGTGGGCGTGTCCCGTTTGGGATGGCAAATATGGCAGGTCGATTTTTATTGCGCAACTCTTAGCCAGAAGATTCTGCAAGAAAAATTTCCTATACAGCCTCGTGCTGCAGCAAAACCCTACTAAACAGCTGGTTTGCGGATCAGAAAAAAATCATCAGCCACTGAAATTCATAGTAGGTAACCCTGGCGGTTTAAGCCGTATAAGCGCAGGTTGGTGCCAGCAGCCTCCCCAACAGCGGCAAGGCTTAACCTAAGCCTCTTACTTGGCGTTAAGCACCTCATATTCTTCCACCCCACTACGCTACCTCCCTCATGGCTGATACTCAACTTCTGCAAAACTACTCTGATCAAGAAAAAGCGGCCTACTTAAGCGTTATTGCTAGTTTGGCCTCTGCTGACCGTGAAGCATCTGCCGCCGAGGTAGAGTTTCTGCAGCAGCTGGCTCACCAAGCGGGTTTATCGGGGGCGCTACCCAACAGGTTATAGCCGCCGCTAAAGACTCTACCAATGAAACCATTAAGCAGAACCTGGATACACTGCGTTCCAGCGACCTGCGTTTTTCGCTCGTCACCGACCTCATCAGCTTTGCCCGCGCCGATGGTGCCTATTCCAACACGGAGGAGGAAATGGTGAATAAAATTTCATCTTATCTGGGCATCAACCAGCAGCAAACTCAGGCGCTGGAGCAAGTA from Hymenobacter taeanensis encodes:
- a CDS encoding ArnT family glycosyltransferase — protein: MPSLEPITSGTRPPALLRRGWVGGFFGLLLLLGLGLYRDYGVGWDEQIDRLNGIINAKYVAMQLAPELAKRQPTFAEIPDLYGSQDTDHGVFYQLPLVILEKVAHVEDSRDVYLLRHLVIWLTCAAGTWVVYRLGAWRFGSWHWGLLTAALLVLSPRLFAESFYNYKDPVFMGFFALGIYTLVRWLRHPTWQRALLHALATGAATDVRTMGVLLLPLTLGFGALELWQRPLVRRQLLLSGVLYLPFTALVVVVGWPYLWENPIGHFLEVFQSFSRYRTDMLTVYLGQEISVRQLPWHYVPVWLLVTTPPAYSVLFVLGLASVAWAAAQRPLLWMSTTTGRLDLLLVAWCLGPVLAIIVLNSVIYDGWRHLYFIYPAFLLLAVRALHMLWHRWRAAGSPTGRMAGWVSLGLFILSLSSVAYRMVQDHPYQNMYFSLPGTAAGRWFERDYWALSGREGVEWILTHDPAPQVAVGTDARSRLVLHNAQLLLPPAERARLRMVPPDQATYFLTTYRWHPGPYNAYGLPIYERQVNGIPILSIFRLR